In Myxococcales bacterium, a single genomic region encodes these proteins:
- the greB gene encoding transcription elongation factor GreB — MSKAFTKEPEGDVDEDAAPDDDEAPARGPRYITRAGYDKLQDELHRLWHDERPKVTADVQAAAAQGDRSENAEYIYGKKRLREIDRRVRFLSKRLDILTVVQPDKEQEGRVFFGAWVTIEDEDEVTFSYRIVGSDEIDLAKRHISVESPVAKALLGKRVGDTVTVQRPKGPVEVSVVAIRYEL; from the coding sequence ATGTCGAAAGCCTTCACCAAAGAGCCTGAGGGCGACGTCGACGAGGACGCGGCGCCAGACGACGACGAGGCCCCCGCGCGGGGGCCTCGGTACATCACGCGAGCGGGCTACGACAAGCTCCAGGATGAGCTGCATCGCTTGTGGCATGACGAGCGGCCCAAGGTGACGGCGGACGTGCAGGCCGCTGCCGCTCAGGGGGACCGCTCGGAGAATGCCGAGTACATCTACGGCAAGAAGCGCCTCCGCGAGATCGATCGAAGGGTCCGCTTCTTGTCGAAGCGGCTCGACATTCTCACGGTCGTTCAGCCCGACAAGGAGCAAGAGGGACGCGTGTTCTTCGGCGCTTGGGTTACCATCGAGGATGAAGACGAGGTGACGTTCTCGTATCGAATCGTGGGCAGCGACGAGATTGATCTCGCGAAGCGTCACATCAGCGTCGAGTCGCCCGTCGCCAAGGCTCTGCTGGGAAAGCGCGTTGGCGATACGGTGACGGTGCAAAGGCCGAAGGGCCCCGTCGAAGTCAGCGTGGTGGCCATCCGCTACGAGCTCTAG
- a CDS encoding LamG domain-containing protein has protein sequence MLAVRYLAPLAVALAACTLLTDVEGLSGSDAETLDASDAEAAEATTDVASELDAGSEGDGMLGDASDGGACNAPGLVAFYRFEEGAGDVVRDCSPYKNDGTLTTGAWVPGVHGGAVSLDGGWVAAGNADVYQLVGDITVAAFIRVDQFPDGLTDSTSGYIVGKAVGTSAGWRLATESSGTASFRLGLGADKFLAATPAPVSALTWLHVAAVHRPGRITFYLNGAPVSTEYADAGVGIINAAAEVRIGARGDGKQGFAGAIDEVRIYNRALEDNEVYAIAER, from the coding sequence ATGCTCGCCGTCCGGTACCTCGCGCCGCTGGCGGTAGCGCTCGCCGCGTGCACGCTACTCACGGACGTCGAGGGCCTCAGCGGAAGCGACGCCGAAACGCTCGATGCCAGTGACGCTGAAGCCGCCGAGGCCACGACGGACGTTGCCAGCGAACTCGACGCCGGGAGTGAGGGCGACGGCATGCTCGGTGACGCCAGTGACGGTGGCGCCTGCAACGCCCCGGGCCTTGTTGCCTTCTATCGCTTCGAGGAAGGCGCGGGCGATGTCGTTCGCGACTGCTCGCCCTACAAGAACGACGGCACGCTCACCACCGGCGCGTGGGTGCCGGGCGTTCACGGCGGCGCCGTCAGCCTCGACGGCGGCTGGGTCGCCGCCGGAAACGCCGATGTCTATCAGCTCGTCGGAGACATCACGGTTGCTGCGTTCATTCGCGTAGACCAATTCCCCGATGGGCTTACCGATTCAACGAGCGGCTACATCGTCGGCAAGGCGGTCGGTACCTCTGCGGGCTGGCGGCTCGCTACCGAGTCGAGTGGCACGGCGTCGTTCCGCCTCGGGCTCGGAGCGGACAAGTTTCTCGCTGCCACGCCGGCGCCAGTCTCCGCGTTGACCTGGCTGCACGTCGCCGCCGTTCATCGCCCCGGGCGAATCACGTTCTACTTGAACGGCGCTCCGGTTTCGACGGAGTACGCCGACGCGGGCGTCGGAATCATCAACGCGGCAGCAGAGGTTCGCATTGGCGCGCGCGGCGACGGCAAACAGGGTTTCGCCGGCGCCATCGACGAGGTGCGCATCTACAACCGCGCCCTCGAGGACAACGAAGTTTACGCGATCGCCGAGCGCTGA
- a CDS encoding winged helix-turn-helix domain-containing protein — translation MIYTFGDYQLDTSLFELRCRGELCPAQPKPLDLLIMLVERRERVVTKDELLRALWPGVVVSDNALAQAIACVRAALREAPTSVASVRGRGYRFLLPVQERSSETVPRAASVVFEVDSRDAALEHLAGLQGAGLTVVIGGDAEALVRTASLSLPAVVFVEHLERVDALTLTLFVALARSRTPSVALVGTCRFEVLEGPARDLVLPLRWEPRLGACG, via the coding sequence ATGATCTACACCTTCGGTGACTATCAGTTGGACACATCGCTCTTCGAGCTGCGCTGTCGCGGGGAGCTGTGTCCGGCGCAACCGAAGCCGCTCGATCTCTTGATCATGCTGGTCGAACGCCGAGAGCGCGTCGTCACCAAGGACGAGCTTCTGCGAGCGTTGTGGCCCGGCGTCGTTGTCTCGGACAACGCGCTGGCGCAGGCCATCGCATGCGTGCGGGCCGCGCTACGAGAAGCGCCTACGTCCGTCGCAAGCGTCCGCGGCCGAGGCTATCGCTTTCTCTTGCCGGTGCAGGAGCGCTCGAGCGAAACCGTGCCGCGCGCTGCGAGCGTGGTCTTCGAGGTCGATAGCCGCGACGCGGCGCTGGAGCACCTCGCAGGGCTCCAGGGAGCCGGCCTTACGGTCGTGATCGGTGGCGACGCCGAGGCGTTGGTGCGCACCGCGAGCCTATCGTTGCCAGCGGTCGTCTTCGTGGAGCACCTTGAGCGCGTCGACGCCCTCACGCTGACGCTCTTCGTCGCCCTGGCGCGCAGCCGCACACCGAGCGTTGCGCTCGTGGGCACGTGCCGCTTCGAGGTGCTCGAAGGTCCGGCTCGGGACCTTGTCCTTCCGCTGCGCTGGGAGCCTCGCCTAGGGGCTTGCGGGTAG
- a CDS encoding c-type cytochrome, whose product MSKARTMLDSVALAGALAGIFAFASIASGCDTRDPATPAPPVDAGTTPVAPSLPGPSASPLELGRELYGRYCGFCHGAQGQGYAADSSPAIGNEEFLAIASDEFLRSAITRGRPGTVMSAWGKDKGGPLDASSVDAIVLAIRAWQKRPYASVDALAVTGDAARGVAPYETHCKSCHGAEGAGGPLVSLSNPEFLATASDGFLATTFERGRPLTPMGIFTSVLDAQGRADVVALVRSWQKPIDTAVVPLPPAPGALGSVVLNPGGPEPNFDPALDFVPADLVKAELDRGATMVIADARAPSDYVAMHIRGAVSVPFYQVASYAAEVPKERFVVTYCACPHAISGQARDAFRALGYRSSVLDEGVLVWRDRGYPVRGGASP is encoded by the coding sequence ATGAGCAAAGCGCGCACCATGCTCGACTCCGTGGCCCTCGCGGGTGCCCTGGCTGGCATCTTCGCCTTCGCGAGCATCGCGAGCGGTTGCGACACTCGCGACCCGGCGACGCCAGCTCCGCCGGTCGACGCGGGAACCACGCCGGTGGCGCCATCGCTACCGGGTCCCTCGGCCTCGCCGCTCGAGCTGGGGCGCGAGCTCTACGGGCGCTACTGTGGCTTTTGCCACGGCGCCCAGGGACAGGGCTACGCCGCCGACTCGTCGCCGGCGATTGGCAACGAGGAGTTCCTGGCCATCGCGTCGGACGAGTTTCTGCGGTCCGCGATCACGCGCGGTCGGCCCGGCACGGTGATGAGCGCGTGGGGCAAGGATAAGGGCGGCCCGCTCGACGCCTCTTCCGTGGACGCGATCGTTCTCGCGATTCGGGCCTGGCAGAAGCGGCCCTACGCGTCGGTCGATGCCCTCGCGGTGACGGGCGACGCGGCCCGCGGCGTCGCACCCTACGAAACCCATTGCAAGAGCTGCCACGGTGCGGAGGGGGCCGGCGGTCCCCTCGTGAGCCTGTCGAACCCCGAGTTTCTCGCCACCGCGAGCGACGGCTTCCTCGCAACGACGTTCGAGCGAGGTCGGCCCCTCACACCTATGGGAATCTTCACGAGCGTGCTCGACGCGCAGGGCCGCGCCGACGTCGTGGCCCTCGTGCGCAGTTGGCAGAAGCCTATCGACACCGCCGTCGTGCCGCTGCCGCCGGCCCCCGGTGCGCTCGGCAGCGTGGTGCTCAACCCCGGCGGTCCGGAGCCGAACTTCGATCCCGCCCTTGACTTCGTTCCGGCGGACCTCGTCAAGGCGGAGCTCGATCGTGGAGCCACCATGGTCATCGCCGACGCGCGCGCGCCGTCGGACTACGTCGCGATGCACATCCGCGGCGCCGTTAGCGTGCCCTTCTATCAGGTGGCGTCCTACGCGGCCGAGGTCCCCAAGGAGCGATTCGTCGTGACCTATTGCGCGTGCCCTCACGCCATCAGCGGGCAAGCGCGGGACGCGTTTCGCGCCTTGGGCTACCGCTCATCGGTCCTCGACGAGGGGGTCCTCGTGTGGCGAGACCGCGGCTACCCGGTTCGCGGCGGTGCGTCGCCGTGA
- a CDS encoding DUF3892 domain-containing protein, whose protein sequence is MADNRIKYATKSGTTHEHITHLGNDTETWPVADVVRRIDGRVDTFYTFEAGTRANVATRQGTYRKYVQTQTDGVWQNNLLALPPCRVRAA, encoded by the coding sequence ATGGCCGACAACCGAATCAAGTACGCAACCAAGTCCGGGACAACGCACGAGCATATCACCCACCTAGGCAACGACACGGAGACGTGGCCCGTGGCGGACGTGGTCCGGCGCATCGACGGTCGCGTAGACACGTTCTACACCTTCGAAGCAGGCACACGCGCGAACGTTGCTACACGTCAGGGCACCTACCGGAAGTACGTTCAAACGCAGACGGACGGCGTCTGGCAGAACAACCTCCTGGCGTTGCCTCCCTGTCGAGTGCGCGCCGCTTAG
- a CDS encoding SUMF1/EgtB/PvdO family nonheme iron enzyme: MTTDPLELIGETIAEKYLVESVVGEGGFAIVYRANHQIWNRPVALKVFKALDEVPAEHRERLLKEFVQEGALLAELSEKSAAIVQARDIGMLTTRRGIVIPYMVLEWLEGRALESILLDERNAPNAAPRTLAQAMALLMPVAQALGLAHQRGIAHRDVKPANVFVLGDPYAAQPGVKLLDFGIAKVVQDAQKMGGSFTKTSGQITSFTPAYGAPEQFSRDYGATGPWTDVFAFALILVELLTGKEPLGGDTLTQLAYASVDVNKRPTPRTLGATVTDEVEAVFLKALAVKADDRFRSVGEFWAALTAATQGDTWETATSRTMLASLPTGHTQPGLAAGALAAVPSPPLAQTGPTFEAPAKKSSVGLVAAVLVVLFAVGGGVAWFAKGGARPPATTPSAAPSVAAVVVADASAAAPGLKCPEDMVAIPGGKFFMGTNPGKEIPVEETPAHPVKLTPYCIDRHEVTVAKYLECSRGKGCERVDGAEARNDWTKLSDQHRKIYDPLCNMKAPDERAQHPVNCVTWEHAAVYCRSLGRALPTEAQWEFAARGLAQARFPWGDEADLAGRLNACGTECLAWGKANDPANYPDLMYKFDDKFVHTAPVGQFKKGASPFGVEDMSGNVFEWVADVFERYPEKVEGVPLDEQQDPTGPNFEKGRERVMRGGAWNAYVLSWLRPTFRFKNPPWYRTHGVGFRCAWRP; this comes from the coding sequence GTGACCACCGACCCGCTCGAGCTCATCGGGGAGACCATCGCCGAGAAGTACCTCGTGGAGAGCGTCGTCGGCGAGGGTGGCTTTGCGATCGTCTATCGCGCAAACCACCAGATCTGGAATCGCCCCGTCGCGCTGAAGGTCTTCAAGGCCTTGGACGAGGTTCCGGCCGAGCATCGCGAGCGACTCCTCAAAGAGTTCGTGCAGGAGGGGGCCCTCCTCGCGGAGTTGTCTGAGAAGTCTGCCGCCATCGTGCAGGCGCGCGACATCGGCATGCTTACCACGCGCCGCGGGATCGTCATCCCGTACATGGTTCTTGAGTGGCTCGAGGGCCGAGCCCTCGAGTCCATCCTGCTGGACGAGCGGAACGCTCCGAACGCCGCCCCGCGCACCTTGGCGCAAGCGATGGCGCTGCTCATGCCGGTCGCGCAAGCGCTCGGCCTCGCGCACCAACGCGGCATCGCGCACCGTGACGTCAAACCCGCCAACGTGTTCGTCCTCGGTGATCCCTACGCGGCTCAACCGGGCGTGAAGCTCCTCGACTTCGGCATCGCGAAGGTCGTTCAGGACGCGCAAAAAATGGGCGGCTCCTTCACGAAGACGAGCGGACAGATCACGAGCTTCACGCCGGCCTACGGCGCACCCGAGCAGTTCTCGCGCGACTACGGCGCGACCGGTCCGTGGACCGACGTCTTCGCCTTTGCGCTTATTCTGGTTGAGCTTCTCACGGGCAAGGAGCCGCTCGGCGGCGACACGCTCACGCAATTGGCCTACGCGTCCGTCGACGTCAACAAGCGGCCGACGCCCCGCACCTTGGGGGCGACGGTCACCGACGAAGTCGAGGCCGTCTTTCTCAAGGCGCTCGCCGTCAAAGCCGACGACCGCTTCCGTTCCGTTGGCGAATTTTGGGCCGCCCTCACGGCGGCTACCCAAGGCGACACGTGGGAGACGGCCACGAGTCGCACCATGCTCGCGTCGCTGCCGACGGGCCACACACAACCGGGCCTCGCGGCCGGCGCACTGGCCGCCGTCCCATCGCCGCCCTTGGCGCAAACGGGCCCCACCTTCGAGGCGCCCGCGAAGAAGTCGTCGGTCGGTCTCGTGGCGGCGGTCCTCGTGGTGTTGTTCGCCGTGGGCGGCGGCGTCGCGTGGTTTGCGAAGGGTGGCGCAAGACCACCCGCGACGACGCCGTCGGCGGCGCCGTCGGTTGCCGCGGTCGTGGTGGCCGACGCCAGCGCTGCCGCACCGGGCCTCAAGTGTCCTGAAGACATGGTGGCGATCCCTGGCGGAAAGTTTTTCATGGGCACCAACCCCGGGAAGGAAATCCCGGTTGAAGAGACTCCGGCGCACCCGGTCAAGCTGACGCCGTATTGCATCGATCGCCACGAGGTCACGGTCGCCAAGTACCTCGAGTGCAGCCGCGGCAAGGGGTGTGAGCGGGTCGATGGCGCGGAGGCGCGCAACGACTGGACGAAGCTCAGCGACCAGCACAGAAAGATCTACGACCCGCTCTGCAACATGAAGGCCCCCGACGAACGGGCCCAGCACCCCGTCAACTGCGTGACGTGGGAGCACGCCGCGGTCTATTGCCGAAGCCTCGGCCGAGCGCTCCCCACCGAGGCCCAATGGGAGTTTGCCGCTCGTGGCCTCGCGCAAGCGCGCTTTCCTTGGGGCGATGAAGCAGACCTCGCAGGTCGCCTCAACGCGTGCGGAACGGAGTGCCTCGCCTGGGGCAAGGCAAACGACCCGGCGAACTATCCCGACTTGATGTACAAGTTCGACGACAAATTTGTGCATACTGCACCCGTCGGTCAGTTCAAGAAGGGCGCCTCGCCCTTTGGCGTCGAGGACATGAGCGGCAACGTCTTCGAATGGGTGGCCGACGTCTTCGAGCGGTATCCCGAGAAGGTCGAAGGCGTCCCGCTCGACGAGCAACAAGATCCGACCGGTCCCAATTTCGAAAAGGGCAGAGAGCGCGTTATGCGAGGCGGCGCGTGGAACGCGTACGTCCTGTCGTGGCTGCGCCCGACGTTCCGCTTCAAGAATCCCCCCTGGTACCGGACGCACGGCGTCGGCTTCCGCTGCGCATGGCGACCGTGA
- a CDS encoding SAM-dependent methyltransferase, translating to MSPDTTPRRLVVQEDALAWLRDNPTPPAASVVTSLPDVSELPLLGVEGWLRFFVEAVRCVLRWLPVDGEAIFYQTDVRHEGRWIDKGHLVMLGVDQEGAALLWHKIVCRQPPGTTTMGRPTYSHMLCVARAPRLILQRGPDVMPEAGTSSWSRGMGEEACRVACRYLTTSTPTRIVVDPFCGRGTLLAVETP from the coding sequence GTGTCTCCTGACACGACACCCCGCAGGCTCGTCGTTCAGGAAGACGCGCTCGCTTGGTTGCGCGACAACCCAACGCCCCCGGCCGCGAGCGTCGTGACGTCTTTGCCCGACGTGTCGGAGTTGCCGCTCTTGGGCGTGGAGGGCTGGCTCCGCTTCTTCGTTGAAGCCGTGCGGTGCGTGCTCCGTTGGTTGCCCGTCGACGGCGAGGCCATCTTCTACCAGACGGACGTGCGCCACGAGGGCCGCTGGATCGACAAGGGACATTTGGTCATGCTCGGAGTCGATCAAGAAGGCGCCGCGCTTCTGTGGCACAAGATCGTCTGTCGTCAGCCACCCGGCACCACGACCATGGGCCGTCCAACGTATTCGCACATGCTCTGCGTCGCTCGAGCGCCGCGGCTGATCTTGCAGCGCGGGCCCGACGTGATGCCCGAAGCGGGGACGAGTTCTTGGAGTCGCGGCATGGGCGAAGAGGCGTGCCGCGTCGCGTGCCGCTACCTGACGACGTCGACCCCTACGCGCATCGTGGTCGATCCGTTCTGCGGCCGCGGAACCTTGCTGGCGGTGGAAACGCCGTAG
- a CDS encoding DUF4279 domain-containing protein, producing the protein MALRVETRVGLQVRGADVDPDWVAERLELTPSASHRRGDPASAEDPSVRRVDGWCYFTSRGDVPPAEPFELHAAWMLERLERQAPMLASWVARGWKVHLEVVTMTNATNGGPTVEAGLLQRIADLGLTTHWRTVCVS; encoded by the coding sequence ATGGCGCTTCGAGTCGAGACGAGGGTTGGCCTTCAGGTTCGGGGCGCGGACGTCGATCCCGACTGGGTGGCCGAGCGGTTGGAGCTCACACCGAGCGCGTCTCATCGCCGCGGCGATCCGGCATCCGCGGAGGACCCGTCGGTGCGACGCGTCGACGGGTGGTGCTATTTTACGTCGCGCGGCGACGTGCCCCCGGCCGAGCCCTTCGAGCTTCACGCGGCTTGGATGCTGGAGCGGCTCGAGCGCCAAGCTCCGATGCTCGCGAGCTGGGTGGCGCGCGGCTGGAAGGTCCACTTGGAGGTCGTCACGATGACGAACGCCACCAACGGCGGTCCCACCGTGGAGGCAGGCCTCCTGCAGCGCATCGCTGACCTTGGACTGACGACGCACTGGCGCACCGTCTGTGTCTCCTGA
- a CDS encoding metallophosphatase, whose protein sequence is MLFGLIAACGGGPATKPPPVVAAPPTAIVVAAPPKEPPRAIFGAPRIGDCPPSDDGVARLTLLHVNDMQAHYSDRIDGRSRYARLAGAIRDVRATTPATLVLDAGDDYEKGSLLDLRTAGEATRRVLHAMPIDARVLGNHDFAYGPALVRDDVRKSPHPVLLANVRDPEDAKLFQPYAAFEVGCVKVGVFGLVTRPYGSDDEQFDGPYGPFIVDPRVVAAAKRTVRQHRAEVDVMIALTHLGKGTDTFLAREVAGVDLVVGGHSEDAVSRPIRIARLDGTEAHVLQAGRFAENLGRASLSYDRASKRVAFERYALVPVDAAMPVDEVVDELVKGLEAQALPPLFEPFARTSRELGTDELARLTFEAVRREAQADALLVGKDAFWGKLPEGPITRQALYQRVPVQKQPVATAGFTSLWVVELSAEAYRRLRTRLRRASPYAWLEAPGPTPPIVRLALDKRLLEHPALLTRPAMTWAEARPIGELIDVLERFGVAQSARGEAFDAPL, encoded by the coding sequence TTGTTATTCGGACTCATCGCGGCGTGCGGCGGCGGCCCTGCGACCAAGCCCCCGCCCGTGGTCGCGGCGCCACCGACGGCCATCGTTGTCGCGGCTCCCCCGAAAGAGCCGCCGCGCGCGATCTTCGGCGCGCCACGCATTGGCGACTGCCCACCCAGCGACGACGGCGTGGCGCGCCTTACCCTGCTCCATGTCAACGACATGCAGGCGCACTACAGCGACCGCATCGATGGCCGGAGCCGCTACGCACGTCTCGCCGGCGCGATTCGTGACGTGCGCGCCACGACCCCCGCGACGCTCGTGCTCGACGCCGGCGACGACTACGAGAAGGGCTCGCTCCTCGATCTCCGCACGGCCGGCGAGGCGACGCGCCGCGTCCTCCACGCCATGCCCATTGATGCGCGTGTCCTGGGCAACCATGACTTTGCCTACGGGCCGGCGTTGGTCCGTGACGACGTGCGAAAGAGCCCTCACCCGGTGCTCTTGGCCAACGTGCGCGACCCCGAGGACGCGAAGCTTTTTCAGCCTTACGCGGCCTTCGAGGTCGGCTGCGTGAAGGTTGGCGTCTTCGGCCTCGTGACGCGCCCCTACGGTTCCGACGACGAGCAGTTCGACGGCCCCTACGGACCCTTCATCGTCGACCCGCGCGTCGTGGCCGCCGCCAAGCGAACGGTGCGGCAACATCGTGCGGAGGTCGACGTGATGATCGCGCTCACGCACCTCGGCAAGGGCACCGACACGTTCCTCGCTCGCGAAGTCGCGGGTGTCGATCTCGTCGTCGGCGGCCACTCGGAGGACGCCGTGTCTCGTCCCATCCGGATCGCGCGGCTCGACGGGACCGAGGCTCACGTCCTACAGGCCGGCCGCTTCGCGGAGAACCTGGGTCGGGCGAGCCTCTCGTACGATCGCGCCTCGAAGCGTGTCGCCTTCGAGCGCTACGCGCTCGTCCCCGTTGATGCTGCGATGCCCGTCGACGAGGTCGTGGATGAGCTCGTAAAGGGGCTTGAGGCGCAGGCATTGCCGCCGCTCTTTGAGCCCTTCGCGCGCACGTCGCGGGAGCTAGGCACCGACGAGCTCGCGCGCCTCACCTTTGAAGCGGTGCGGCGCGAGGCCCAGGCCGACGCGCTGCTCGTGGGCAAAGATGCCTTCTGGGGCAAGCTCCCGGAAGGCCCGATCACGAGGCAGGCGCTTTACCAGCGTGTCCCCGTTCAGAAGCAACCCGTCGCGACCGCCGGCTTCACGTCCCTCTGGGTGGTGGAGCTGTCGGCCGAGGCCTATCGCCGCCTGCGAACCCGTCTTCGTCGCGCTTCGCCCTACGCCTGGCTCGAGGCGCCCGGCCCGACGCCGCCCATCGTGCGGCTGGCGCTCGACAAGCGTCTCTTGGAGCATCCCGCGCTGCTCACGCGCCCCGCGATGACCTGGGCCGAGGCGCGTCCCATTGGCGAGCTCATCGACGTCCTCGAGCGGTTTGGCGTGGCCCAGTCGGCTCGCGGCGAAGCGTTCGACGCTCCGCTTTGA
- a CDS encoding tetratricopeptide repeat protein — MLIVILVVAILMVPFSVWATRQAGKRRSRGIDWSRGLPEAAQHAREGARLLRQGDPRGALGLLDRGLLLEPQHVESLVLRGSARHRLGDLDGALADYDRALDLGGPNAELLNDRGCLRRDRGELTQARADVEAALRLAPNDSTALVSLAEVFAHEGEWDQALASLRRGIALDPTWRAHARRAPALASLREARPSDPLFSAED, encoded by the coding sequence GTGCTGATCGTCATCCTGGTCGTCGCGATCTTGATGGTGCCGTTCAGCGTCTGGGCGACACGTCAGGCAGGGAAGCGACGGTCGCGCGGCATCGATTGGAGCCGTGGCCTCCCCGAGGCAGCGCAGCACGCCCGCGAAGGCGCCCGGCTGCTGCGCCAGGGGGATCCAAGGGGCGCGCTCGGGTTGCTCGACCGCGGGCTGCTCCTTGAGCCGCAACACGTCGAGTCGCTCGTGCTTCGCGGCTCAGCGCGACATCGCCTCGGAGACCTCGACGGCGCGCTCGCCGATTACGACCGGGCGCTGGATCTCGGTGGCCCGAATGCCGAGCTCCTCAACGATCGGGGGTGCCTCCGGCGCGACCGCGGGGAGCTGACGCAGGCGCGCGCCGACGTCGAGGCGGCCTTGCGGCTAGCCCCGAACGACTCGACCGCCCTCGTCTCGCTTGCCGAAGTGTTCGCCCACGAGGGCGAGTGGGACCAGGCTCTCGCGAGTCTGCGTCGAGGCATTGCCCTCGATCCGACGTGGCGCGCTCACGCGCGACGCGCGCCTGCCCTTGCTTCGCTGCGCGAGGCTCGGCCGAGCGACCCGCTCTTCTCCGCGGAAGACTGA